Part of the Candidatus Cloacimonas sp. genome is shown below.
TGTTCTACTTAAATATGGCTATGTGGATCCTGTTAGTGGTGAGCGAATACATCCCAATTGTTTTAGCGATGATAATCCAGGCAATTATTACACCGATATTTATGCTTTACGAGAAGATCCTGAGCATCCTTATAGAAAGGATGGAATTTTCAGCTTTGAATATCAACATCCTCATCCCTCAATGCCTGATTTAGTAATTAATGATTCTCTTTATACTTGGGTTGATCTACATCGCTATCATTATCCTCAAACCTCTGTAAATCCGTGGTCGTCAAATTTGGATTTACCTTGGTATAATCCGCTCTGGCCTGAAGCTCAACCTTATTTGGAAAGAGGGAAAATCCAGCTTTGGGGTTCTGTAAATCAAATATGCCGCGGTTTTCTCCATCGTAATTATTATGATAATGAGTATCCTTCGGGTGGAATATGGAATCCGGAAAATGATTATTGCGGTGGAACTTCTTATGTAAACTATAATGATCTGGCTACTGGAATTCTCTTAAGCACGCAAAATTTCCCGGGAGCAGCAGGAAGTGGGGTTGGTTATATAAGAGATTATCATCCAGATAATCGTTTCAGTTGGGGATTTGAAGCTCCCTGGCACCCGAGTTTTTATCCCTGGAAATTGGGTATTTCCCTTGAAGATTTTGTTAACAATGATCTTACAGACATAGATTGGGTGCCTCAATATAGGCCCATTAACAGCAAATGTTTTACCCGCAAAGCGGATAAAGCATATTTTGCTTCCAACGATGTTCTTGCCAGTAGGATAGGGGAATCATCAATGCTTGAAGATTTAACTTCGCTTACCCAAAACCAGGGCGATATTTGTGGTTTGCACATATTGGCGGATAATGCTTTGTTAGTGCATCAAGAAAAAGAGGCAAACGGCAGCAGGGAACTGATAATCAAGGTCTTTAGCGATGTTAATCATACTTTAACCGATTCTCTTTCCTTACCAGTTTTTTCCGGAATGAACGATGTTACCGTTATGGGAAATGGAACTATTATCCTTGCCACTTTGGAAGCCAATCGGACGATCAATCTTCGGAAATTAAATAGCGATGGGACTTTTACCACCATAGATACCTGGCAATTGAATTTCCTGGACCCACAAACCCAAATTCATCCCAAAAGCAAAATTTGCTTGCAACCCCGTCACCAAAACGCTCTGGAAGTAACCTTTATGCTATTTGCGGAAGGAGAAAACGGAGAGCCGAATTATTATCAGCTTTACAGAGCTTCTGCATCCTTGCCTGTTGCCATCGAAGATCCTTCTGTTCCTTCCGTGGCACCGATTTTGTTCACTGCCTATCCGAACCCTGTTCATAATAATTTGAAACTGCAAGTGAAGGTTCCAAATTATAATACGCATAAAATCGAGATTTATAACCTGAAGGGACAAAAAGTTGCCACCCTCAATGGAACTTCGGCTAAAAATGAATTAGTGGAATACAACTGGAACGGCTGTGACGCTAACGGCAAAACTGTTTCCGCCGGTATTTACTTTGCTCGCTTAACCGTTGACGGCAAGGTTGTGCAAAGTAAGCGACTCTGCAAATATTAACTTTACCTTCTCACAATTCCTAAAACAAGGGCGGGATCAATTTATCCCGCCCTTACTCTTTACCCATATATTTCCGTTACGCTGCTCGATAGCATCTCGAATGCATCCCGTATCGTCATTCGGGAAGCGTTCGGGAAGCGTTCAGGAAGTGTTTGGGAAACATTAGAGTTACAAGTAGGCAACCAATAACTATGATAGAGGAGTAAAACTACGCTGGGCTAAGCGCAAAGGAAGCGATAGCCATAAATCTATGAGCAAATAGGGTAGAGGGGTTGAATGGTTCCGCTCGCGTTAAAGATTGGCGTAAAATAGGGCTACAAAATCCAATTGGCATTTCGAAACGGAATTTGCCACTTCCCTTTTTGCGCTTGTTTTATTCTGGTAAAAAAACGGTTTATGCTTTTGGGAAAATTTCTCCCATAGTTTTTATGCTACCCAAAAGAGCCGATGATTCATAGGGTAAAACAACTGTTTTATCTCCTTGTTTGACAATCTCTTTGAATGCTTCAATATATCTAAGAGCAATCTGAAATTGAGCTGGGTCGGTTCCTGTATTTTTTACGGCTTCGGCGATGGAAATAATGGCTTGTCTTTCACCTTCGGCGACCAATTTTTTTGCCTGTGATTCACCCTCTGCACGCGCTATGCGAGCTTGTTTTTCTCCGTCTGCAACCCGAATTTGATATTCGCGTTCCCCATCTGCTTGTAAGATTTTGGCGCGTTTATCGCGTTCGGCGCGCATTTCTTTTTCCATAGCGGTGCGGATTTCTTCCGGAGGTAAAATTTCTTGCATTTCCACTCGGTTTACTTTTACTCCCCATTTATCGGTGGCTTCGTCTAAAATATCACGCAATTTTCCATTGATGGCATCGCGGGAAGTGAGGGTTTCCTGCAAAGATAATTCCCCAATTACATTTCTGAGGGAGGTCTGAGTAAGTTTTTCAATTGCCTCGGGTAAATTGCCTATTTCATAAACAGCTTTATAAGGATCGGTTATTTGAAAATAAAGCAAAGCATTGATATTGATGGAAACATTGTCACTGGTGATCACATTTTGGCGGGGGAAATCATATACATTTTCCCTAAGGTCAATTCTATCCTCTACTTTATTTACAACAACAACATTTCCGCGGAAGTCACTTTTGTTATAACGCCAATGAATGGGACGGGTTTTATCAAAAATGGGAATAATGATGTGAATTCCGGAATCCAAAGTCCGAAAATATTTTCCTAAGCGTTCTACAATTACTACACTTGCTTGACGCACAATTATCAGTCCGCGAGAAATAAAAGCAAGAATCAAGATAGCGAATACGATTACGACATATAAATAGGTCATAATTTCCTCCCCTAATTATTTTTTTCCTTATTTCTCCGCTTTGTAATTTTGGCAAGCAAAAACTGAGAATGGTTCAAAGTGCGGGAGTTCGGAGTTCAAAGTTATGCTTTTGGTGGTTTCGGTTCTTCGGTGATTTCGGTGGCTAAAAAAATTTACTTGACTTAAAATGCTATAAGAAAAAAGATTAAAAAAAGAAATCAAGTGAGGTGATTATGCTAACCTATACTGAAATTCGTAGTAATGCAAGAGAATTTTTACGCGGGAAATGGAACAATCCCTGTGCATTGATTATTCTTATTTTAGGCCTGATTAGTTGTGGAATTTCTATTGTTCCTTATCTTGGTTCAGTTATCTCTTTGCTTATTACAGGTCCTTTTGCTTTGGGACTTTCCATTGTATTTTTAAAACTGGTTAGAGGTGAAGAGGTGAATGTGGAATTGATGTTTGAGGGCTTTAAGGATTTTACCCGTAGTTTTATTGCGGGTGTATTAGTTTACATTTATATCGGCCTCTGGTGTTTGCTGTTAATTATTCCTGGAATCATTGCTTCGTATGCCTATTCAATGACTTTTTTCATTCTGGCTGATAATCATAATTTAACTGCCAATGAAGCAATTAAAGCCAGTAAAGAATTGATGCAAGGCCATAAAACGGAGCTCTTTATGCTGGATCTTTCTTTTATCGGTTGGATTTTACTGGGATTATTATCTTGCGGAATCGGTTTTTTGTGGATAGGCAGTTACATTTACACAGCCAGGGCAATTTTCTATCATGAAATCAAAGGTGAAGCAATCGCTGAACCAGTTGCTGATGTTGCTTTTGAAGAAGTAGTCAATGAACCGCTAAAGGAAGAATAATTTAAATTCAGCGTTTCTTAGATGGTGGTTTAAAAAGCGATAACAACGCTTTATGTAAAGGTATATTTTGCTTTTCCACCACAAAATAGAGAGGAATGAAACTAAGCCAACGCATCAAGCCACCTAAGACAAAAATTACCTGTTCCGGTTCAATATATTTTTTTCCAATAGTTAAAGCGGAAGGGAAAAATATCCCACAAGCAAGAGTGGAAACCATCATTGCCAAACCAGTTATGGCTCCGTAAACTCCGGAGTAAACTTGTTCCCTGCCTTTAATGGCAATGGAAAGAACAAAATTGGTGGTTATAATTCCTGCCCCAGCCCACATAAAACCTGAAATAAGCGCTTCCAGCCATAAAATAGAAAAATTTTTAGCACTGGTAAAAAGCCATAACATAGGATTTAAGCCACCTAAAACAATACAGATCTTCATTGCGGTTTTATTGCCATTTTTATCTATGAAGCGACCCCAAAATTGATAAGAAAGGATCGAAGATAGCACGCTTAAAGTATTGTAAATCTGGATTTTAAACATACTCATCGAAAGATTCTTCATCATAAAAGGTCCCCAAAATGGACTTCCAACCCCTATAGCCAACATCCACCAAATTCCAAAAATGAGCAGTAAACGAAAATTTTTATCTTTAAAAGGAGATAAATAACGATCACGCAAACGCTCTTCTGACAAAGAACTTAGCGGATTTTCCGGTTGACGCCTTAAAAACAATAAACCGATTAAACCAATTAGCGAAGCAAAAACATAAATACCTGCCAAAAACCAGGGCTGATTTTGCGGAACAAAGAAATGCTCCGCTCGTAAAAAATGAAGATAGGCAAGTTTGATGGCTCCTCGGGTGGATTCAAAAAGGTCTATGTGAAAACTAACTAAGTAACTTACAATTAGCCCGATGCCAACCAGAATCTGATTGCGTTTGGAAAAAAACCTGCCCC
Proteins encoded:
- a CDS encoding T9SS type A sorting domain-containing protein, giving the protein MKRRCLFFLMALSVAFVFAELGPVNEMGDSFFAGKLGCYAKGDTLAYVSAEWSENNNLYYHILFQISYNGGQTWQSSVVDSSLFHPTEPTLYYSPEDIIVSWNTREEHLCKFAQSINSGTSWSISQNWNSFESSPYIEKYNGQLRQFSLKVPYPQWDQERYLMPGEPDRFKPVHLYFKNSLSPNQTTLYYYGYEDIQGVVRGNSDINIKQAGGGDNNGWPTFQEPVIISGSVNSVPTAYPIANVFQGGLIENAPPLELSDFSFTRSNYLPVGPTDYDPNRILLVNVNGANYTSYIGQIMPPHTVTTDVWTNYPVGIENPPLFTNTFAVSDTIWIPYGQGSCSNRGFFVNSKLWIKGTFSGHQVWCAADTIMIIGEILLSGTVPGESPENNPNDSVKLISEESVLLKYGYVDPVSGERIHPNCFSDDNPGNYYTDIYALREDPEHPYRKDGIFSFEYQHPHPSMPDLVINDSLYTWVDLHRYHYPQTSVNPWSSNLDLPWYNPLWPEAQPYLERGKIQLWGSVNQICRGFLHRNYYDNEYPSGGIWNPENDYCGGTSYVNYNDLATGILLSTQNFPGAAGSGVGYIRDYHPDNRFSWGFEAPWHPSFYPWKLGISLEDFVNNDLTDIDWVPQYRPINSKCFTRKADKAYFASNDVLASRIGESSMLEDLTSLTQNQGDICGLHILADNALLVHQEKEANGSRELIIKVFSDVNHTLTDSLSLPVFSGMNDVTVMGNGTIILATLEANRTINLRKLNSDGTFTTIDTWQLNFLDPQTQIHPKSKICLQPRHQNALEVTFMLFAEGENGEPNYYQLYRASASLPVAIEDPSVPSVAPILFTAYPNPVHNNLKLQVKVPNYNTHKIEIYNLKGQKVATLNGTSAKNELVEYNWNGCDANGKTVSAGIYFARLTVDGKVVQSKRLCKY
- a CDS encoding SPFH domain-containing protein; its protein translation is MTYLYVVIVFAILILAFISRGLIIVRQASVVIVERLGKYFRTLDSGIHIIIPIFDKTRPIHWRYNKSDFRGNVVVVNKVEDRIDLRENVYDFPRQNVITSDNVSININALLYFQITDPYKAVYEIGNLPEAIEKLTQTSLRNVIGELSLQETLTSRDAINGKLRDILDEATDKWGVKVNRVEMQEILPPEEIRTAMEKEMRAERDKRAKILQADGEREYQIRVADGEKQARIARAEGESQAKKLVAEGERQAIISIAEAVKNTGTDPAQFQIALRYIEAFKEIVKQGDKTVVLPYESSALLGSIKTMGEIFPKA
- a CDS encoding DUF975 family protein, producing the protein MLTYTEIRSNAREFLRGKWNNPCALIILILGLISCGISIVPYLGSVISLLITGPFALGLSIVFLKLVRGEEVNVELMFEGFKDFTRSFIAGVLVYIYIGLWCLLLIIPGIIASYAYSMTFFILADNHNLTANEAIKASKELMQGHKTELFMLDLSFIGWILLGLLSCGIGFLWIGSYIYTARAIFYHEIKGEAIAEPVADVAFEEVVNEPLKEE
- a CDS encoding MFS transporter; translated protein: MSKIDKQRKQSQLRTSFQTSITEGIFAQIYGNLSAIGSSFIVKLMVLLDASPMHYSLLSAIGQVSAIWQPLGVAITYKLRQQKNACVLITAVGRALTMFLGLSLLFHNRLQGIWFALLLLFFSAGLQAMSANIWIAWISDLIPLSLRGRFFSKRNQILVGIGLIVSYLVSFHIDLFESTRGAIKLAYLHFLRAEHFFVPQNQPWFLAGIYVFASLIGLIGLLFLRRQPENPLSSLSEERLRDRYLSPFKDKNFRLLLIFGIWWMLAIGVGSPFWGPFMMKNLSMSMFKIQIYNTLSVLSSILSYQFWGRFIDKNGNKTAMKICIVLGGLNPMLWLFTSAKNFSILWLEALISGFMWAGAGIITTNFVLSIAIKGREQVYSGVYGAITGLAMMVSTLACGIFFPSALTIGKKYIEPEQVIFVLGGLMRWLSFIPLYFVVEKQNIPLHKALLSLFKPPSKKR